From Kamptonema formosum PCC 6407, a single genomic window includes:
- a CDS encoding four helix bundle protein, whose product MSHREQWQRGIYLCELCYDLTKFFHPSEVYGLTSQIRRASVSIPANIAEGYGRVSRKEYVRYLQIALGSLRELDTHLVIAERVALAPPQKISPVFKEVDELSRLIVTTINKLGD is encoded by the coding sequence ATGAGTCATAGGGAGCAATGGCAACGAGGAATTTATCTATGTGAGCTTTGCTACGATTTAACCAAGTTCTTTCATCCATCAGAAGTTTATGGTTTAACCAGTCAAATTCGTCGTGCATCTGTCTCCATACCTGCTAATATTGCCGAGGGATATGGTCGTGTTAGTAGGAAAGAGTATGTTCGATATCTACAAATAGCTCTGGGGTCATTGCGAGAATTAGATACTCATTTAGTTATTGCTGAACGGGTGGCGTTAGCCCCTCCACAAAAAATCTCCCCAGTTTTTAAAGAAGTAGATGAACTATCTCGATTAATTGTTACCACAATCAATAAGCTAGGAGACTAA
- a CDS encoding glutathione S-transferase family protein, whose translation MTRTLYYAQRSPYARKVRILLDEKNLPVELIATDIANKSPEFVSISPIGKVPVLVDEDGTTVWDSTLILEYLDETYPEPSFYPHEKKARLQCRQWEELADTLADNAVGLWYQKQKGDRADSAAQAKCQAAIDRLLPVLDKQLVASTYLLGETFTAVDVATVSALGYYSLRFGEDWQQQYLRLGMLFKHLHERESVKSTVPIA comes from the coding sequence ATGACTCGAACTTTGTATTATGCTCAGCGCTCACCCTACGCCCGAAAAGTAAGGATTTTGTTAGATGAGAAAAATTTGCCTGTGGAACTCATCGCCACCGATATTGCTAACAAATCCCCTGAATTTGTCAGTATTTCTCCCATTGGCAAAGTGCCTGTATTAGTAGATGAAGATGGTACGACAGTTTGGGATTCGACACTGATTTTAGAGTATTTAGACGAAACTTATCCTGAGCCTAGTTTTTATCCTCACGAAAAGAAAGCCCGGCTTCAGTGTCGCCAGTGGGAAGAATTAGCAGATACTTTGGCTGACAATGCAGTTGGTTTGTGGTATCAAAAACAGAAAGGCGATCGTGCTGACTCTGCCGCTCAAGCTAAGTGTCAAGCAGCCATAGATCGGTTATTACCAGTCTTGGATAAACAATTAGTTGCCTCTACTTATCTATTAGGTGAAACTTTCACTGCTGTTGATGTGGCAACAGTATCAGCACTTGGATACTACAGTTTGCGTTTTGGCGAAGATTGGCAACAGCAATATCTCAGGTTAGGAATGTTGTTTAAGCACTTACACGAGCGTGAGTCAGTGAAGTCAACTGTTCCTATTGCCTAA
- the cbiQ gene encoding cobalt ECF transporter T component CbiQ, whose protein sequence is MSLKLDTLAYTNSLSNLPPEQKLIFAIVVLTIALFAHPPVQGLIIIWMSIWTIIYARTPPEIYWRMLYLAALFWLTSLPAIAINGVSVAHISLIQTDALQGMTLGSNYFYISRNGSELALTIFSRSLSSVCCMYFLLLTVPFAAILQTLRRLGLPAILTELLLLMYRFIFTLLSATQELWIAQQSRAGYRTWRTSINSLSLLVGQLFHRTMLHYHQFSLGLEARGFTGELRVWHSRRYCYSQRYALEAIIGCGVLIGLECLTNVTIFARN, encoded by the coding sequence ATGAGTCTCAAGTTAGACACTCTGGCTTACACGAATAGTTTATCTAATTTGCCGCCAGAACAAAAATTGATATTTGCGATCGTAGTCTTAACTATTGCCTTATTTGCCCATCCCCCAGTACAAGGTTTAATTATCATCTGGATGAGTATTTGGACAATAATTTATGCTAGAACACCTCCAGAAATTTACTGGCGAATGCTCTATCTAGCAGCATTATTTTGGCTAACCAGTTTACCAGCAATAGCAATCAATGGAGTTTCTGTTGCTCATATATCTTTAATTCAAACAGATGCTTTACAGGGGATGACTTTAGGGTCAAATTACTTTTACATCAGCCGCAATGGTAGCGAATTAGCATTAACGATTTTTTCACGCTCTCTCTCCTCTGTTTGCTGTATGTATTTTCTGCTATTAACCGTTCCCTTTGCAGCAATATTGCAGACATTGCGTCGTCTAGGATTGCCTGCTATTCTAACTGAATTGCTGCTGTTAATGTATCGATTTATTTTTACTTTATTGTCAGCAACGCAGGAGTTATGGATTGCACAACAATCTCGTGCTGGATATCGAACTTGGCGGACTTCTATCAATAGTCTAAGTTTACTTGTCGGGCAATTATTTCACAGAACAATGCTACATTATCATCAATTTTCCCTGGGATTAGAGGCGCGGGGATTTACGGGGGAGTTGCGAGTATGGCATTCGCGTCGCTATTGCTATTCACAGCGATATGCCTTAGAAGCGATTATAGGTTGTGGAGTATTAATAGGACTGGAATGCTTGACTAATGTCACAATATTTGCTAGAAATTGA
- a CDS encoding energy-coupling factor ABC transporter permease produces MKKKQQLWQLILMAGLSFHLIIGQTPPAYAMHIMEGFLPVQWAIFWWIIFIPFFILGLRSIQRITQENPQLKLLIALAGAFTFVLSALKIPSVTGSCSHPTGTGLGAVLFGPLAMSVLGSLVLLFQALLLAHGGLTTLGANAFSMAIAGPFAAYWLYHIIMRLSGKQTMAIFISAAFADLLTYLITSVQLALAFPAPVGGFMASFIKFASIFALTQIPLAISEGLLTVLVWNWLQSYNSEELKQLQLIKGES; encoded by the coding sequence ATGAAAAAAAAGCAGCAACTTTGGCAACTAATACTAATGGCAGGCTTGAGCTTTCACCTAATCATAGGTCAAACGCCACCAGCTTACGCCATGCACATTATGGAAGGCTTCTTACCCGTGCAATGGGCAATTTTTTGGTGGATTATTTTTATTCCTTTCTTTATCTTAGGACTAAGATCGATTCAGAGAATAACTCAAGAAAATCCACAATTAAAATTACTTATTGCCCTAGCAGGTGCTTTTACTTTCGTCCTCTCAGCCCTCAAAATTCCTTCCGTTACTGGTAGTTGTTCCCATCCTACGGGGACTGGATTAGGAGCAGTATTATTTGGCCCTTTAGCGATGTCAGTTTTGGGTAGCTTAGTGCTTCTATTTCAAGCTTTACTATTAGCTCACGGCGGCTTAACAACTTTAGGAGCTAATGCCTTCTCAATGGCGATCGCAGGGCCATTTGCTGCTTACTGGTTGTACCATATTATCATGCGATTAAGTGGCAAACAAACAATGGCAATCTTTATCTCAGCAGCCTTTGCAGATTTGCTCACTTATCTGATTACTTCTGTACAATTAGCCTTAGCTTTCCCCGCTCCTGTGGGCGGCTTTATGGCATCATTCATCAAGTTTGCTAGCATTTTTGCCCTAACTCAAATTCCTTTAGCAATTAGTGAAGGATTGCTGACTGTTTTAGTGTGGAACTGGCTGCAATCTTACAATTCTGAAGAATTGAAACAGTTGCAATTAATCAAAGGAGAATCATAA
- a CDS encoding CADD family putative folate metabolism protein encodes MTEQQFLEQLNGTIETHNLLKHPFYQMWNEGKLSLAMLQEYAQEYYLQVHNFPTYVSATHAACDDIKIRQMLLENLIEEERGSTHHPELWLRFAEGLGVERKAVLERQYLEKTRESVRILKELARSEEPAVGLAALYAYESQVPEVATTKIAGLKQFYGIDSENALSFFTVHEQADEFHSQATREALLELCQTEEQKEKALSAASNAACALNLLLDGVYETYCQER; translated from the coding sequence ATGACAGAACAACAATTTCTCGAACAACTCAACGGTACGATTGAGACGCACAATTTGCTTAAACATCCATTTTACCAAATGTGGAATGAAGGTAAACTATCCTTAGCAATGTTGCAAGAGTATGCACAGGAATATTACCTGCAAGTCCATAATTTTCCCACCTATGTCAGTGCAACTCACGCAGCCTGCGATGATATCAAAATTCGCCAAATGCTGCTCGAAAATCTGATTGAAGAGGAACGAGGTTCTACACATCACCCTGAGTTGTGGTTGCGATTTGCTGAAGGTTTAGGTGTAGAGAGGAAAGCAGTTTTAGAACGCCAATACCTTGAAAAAACTCGTGAATCTGTCCGCATTCTTAAGGAATTAGCCCGCAGTGAAGAACCGGCTGTTGGCTTGGCTGCACTCTATGCTTATGAATCGCAAGTGCCTGAAGTTGCTACGACAAAAATAGCAGGTCTAAAGCAATTTTATGGCATTGATTCTGAAAACGCGCTTTCATTTTTTACAGTCCACGAGCAGGCTGATGAGTTTCACTCTCAGGCGACGCGGGAAGCACTTTTAGAACTTTGCCAGACAGAGGAACAAAAAGAAAAAGCGTTGTCAGCAGCATCAAATGCGGCTTGTGCTCTTAATTTACTTCTGGACGGGGTTTACGAAACCTATTGTCAAGAGCGGTAA
- a CDS encoding tetratricopeptide repeat protein codes for MMKNNKGVASLINFTGIALSILAGVEISAVAIATPASSKPGSLQLAQNTVPRRGQPAREVIFYEMDRDEVKICKQAANASKKCEVIGKGYTFGLRMANDLYGQGNVANAEALFRQLIVRFPKQAEAYYKLGAVLSSQDKIDDAIAQYRQAIERNPQHAKAHNDLAVALANKSQLDEAITVWRQAIKINGEYADALNNLGMALLQQGQKENQQEAVANLTKARDLFIKQGKVRQANRIEQILQQINQEVSDS; via the coding sequence ATGATGAAAAACAACAAGGGCGTTGCCTCACTTATCAATTTTACTGGGATTGCCCTGAGTATTTTGGCTGGGGTGGAAATATCGGCTGTTGCGATCGCCACACCCGCTTCCTCTAAGCCTGGTAGTTTGCAACTCGCGCAAAACACCGTACCGAGGCGCGGTCAGCCCGCTCGCGAGGTAATATTTTATGAAATGGACAGAGACGAGGTAAAAATATGCAAACAAGCAGCTAATGCCTCTAAGAAGTGCGAAGTCATTGGTAAGGGATATACTTTCGGCTTGAGAATGGCAAATGACCTCTACGGCCAAGGTAACGTCGCTAATGCAGAGGCTCTTTTCCGGCAGTTAATTGTGCGATTTCCTAAGCAGGCAGAGGCTTACTATAAGTTAGGGGCAGTTCTATCAAGCCAGGACAAGATAGACGATGCGATCGCTCAATATCGACAAGCAATTGAACGCAATCCCCAACACGCTAAAGCTCATAACGACTTAGCCGTTGCTTTGGCTAATAAAAGTCAGTTGGATGAAGCAATTACTGTCTGGCGGCAAGCGATTAAAATTAATGGTGAATATGCAGATGCTTTGAATAATTTAGGTATGGCATTGTTACAGCAAGGACAGAAAGAAAATCAACAGGAAGCTGTAGCTAATTTGACGAAAGCCAGGGATTTATTTATCAAGCAAGGGAAAGTTAGGCAAGCTAACCGCATTGAGCAGATTTTGCAGCAAATCAATCAAGAGGTAAGCGATTCGTAG
- a CDS encoding energy-coupling factor ABC transporter substrate-binding protein, producing the protein MNKTNQGWNNWLLLTGVLLLAVIPVISLRNAEFSGADGQAEEAIAEINPDYKPWFQSVIEPSSGEIESLLFSSQAALGAGVIGYVIGLYRGRTEVKKQAKMKDKA; encoded by the coding sequence GTGAATAAGACTAATCAAGGATGGAATAACTGGCTGTTACTAACAGGAGTATTGCTTTTAGCTGTAATACCTGTAATATCTCTCCGAAATGCTGAATTTAGCGGTGCTGATGGTCAAGCTGAGGAAGCGATTGCTGAAATTAACCCTGATTATAAACCCTGGTTTCAATCAGTAATTGAGCCATCTAGTGGTGAAATTGAAAGCTTATTATTTTCATCTCAAGCAGCTTTAGGTGCGGGAGTAATTGGCTATGTAATTGGTTTATATCGAGGGCGAACAGAAGTAAAAAAACAAGCAAAAATGAAAGATAAAGCTTGA
- the trpB gene encoding tryptophan synthase subunit beta gives MTTTPLRPSTETSVQRPDSLGRFGKFGGKYVPETLMPALFELEAAFEQYRNDPDFQQELQQLLKDYVGRPSPLYFAERLTAHYTKPDGSGPQIYLKREDLNHTGAHKINNALAQALLAKRMGKQRVIAETGAGQHGVATATVCARFGLECVVYMGVHDMERQALNVFRMRLMGAEVRPVAAGTGTLKDATSEAIRDWVTNVETTHYILGSVAGPHPYPMMVRDFHAIIGQETRSQCLEKWGGLPDILLACVGGGSNAMGLFHEFVNEETVRLIGVEAAGEGVDTEKHAATLTKGRVGVLHGAMSYLLQDEEGQVIEPHSISAGLDYPGVGPEHSFLKDIGRAEYYSVTDDEAVAAFQRLSQLEGIIPALETAHAIAYLETLSPQLSGSPRIVLNCSGRGDKDVQTVAKFLNPSKD, from the coding sequence GTGACCACAACTCCCCTACGTCCTTCTACTGAAACCTCTGTACAGCGCCCTGACTCTCTGGGGCGATTTGGCAAATTCGGCGGTAAGTATGTCCCCGAAACCCTTATGCCTGCCCTATTTGAGCTAGAGGCAGCTTTCGAGCAATACCGCAATGACCCAGATTTTCAACAAGAATTACAACAACTGCTTAAGGATTATGTCGGACGACCAAGCCCTTTATATTTCGCCGAACGCCTGACAGCCCACTATACCAAACCCGATGGCTCTGGCCCGCAAATTTATCTCAAGCGTGAAGACTTAAACCACACCGGAGCTCACAAAATTAATAATGCTCTAGCTCAAGCGCTATTAGCAAAGAGAATGGGTAAACAGCGCGTGATTGCGGAAACGGGAGCGGGTCAGCATGGTGTGGCTACTGCCACTGTATGCGCTCGCTTTGGCTTGGAGTGCGTCGTCTACATGGGCGTTCACGACATGGAACGACAAGCTTTGAACGTATTTAGAATGCGGCTGATGGGGGCCGAAGTGCGTCCAGTGGCGGCGGGTACGGGAACCCTCAAGGATGCAACTTCCGAAGCAATCCGGGACTGGGTAACGAATGTGGAGACAACTCATTATATTCTCGGCTCGGTGGCGGGGCCTCACCCTTACCCGATGATGGTACGGGATTTTCACGCAATTATTGGTCAAGAAACGCGCTCTCAATGTTTGGAAAAATGGGGCGGTTTGCCTGATATTCTGTTGGCTTGTGTTGGTGGCGGCTCTAATGCGATGGGGCTCTTTCACGAGTTTGTCAATGAAGAAACAGTAAGGTTAATCGGTGTCGAGGCTGCCGGTGAAGGGGTTGATACGGAAAAACACGCGGCTACTTTGACAAAAGGAAGAGTTGGGGTATTGCACGGGGCGATGAGTTATTTGCTGCAAGATGAGGAGGGTCAAGTAATTGAGCCTCACTCGATTAGTGCGGGGTTGGATTATCCGGGAGTGGGGCCAGAACACAGCTTTTTGAAGGATATTGGTAGAGCGGAATATTACAGCGTCACTGATGATGAAGCTGTGGCAGCATTTCAGCGGCTTTCTCAGTTAGAGGGGATTATTCCGGCTTTGGAAACGGCCCATGCGATCGCCTATTTGGAAACTCTCAGTCCGCAGTTAAGTGGTAGCCCCCGAATTGTGCTTAATTGTTCTGGGCGGGGGGATAAAGACGTTCAGACTGTTGCCAAATTTCTCAACCCATCGAAGGATTAG
- a CDS encoding energy-coupling factor ABC transporter ATP-binding protein: protein MSQYLLEIEDAHYTYLGSKKSALNGLSLRLRPGKKSAIIGQNGCGKTTMFLLANGLYKPQQGKVYWQGKQIDYSRNYLMSLRQKVGLVFQNPEQQLVALTVEEDISYGLCNLGIPAKEIAERVERVLMQFGLSELATQPVHHLSLGQKKRVSLADVMVLEPELLLLDEPTAYLDRLHTRQLMIALEKIHNSGTTILMASHDLDLVYRWADWIFVVDKGRLILEGKPQDIFAQREIMEELQLGVPLVFEMLSEVSQAIASCDSQQDNLTEYSMLKQLRERILKILQNF, encoded by the coding sequence ATGTCACAATATTTGCTAGAAATTGAAGACGCACACTATACCTATTTAGGTAGTAAAAAATCAGCTTTAAATGGGCTAAGCTTGCGCTTACGACCAGGAAAAAAAAGTGCTATTATTGGTCAAAATGGCTGTGGTAAAACAACTATGTTTTTGTTGGCCAATGGTTTGTATAAGCCTCAGCAAGGAAAGGTTTATTGGCAAGGAAAACAGATTGATTACAGCCGTAATTATCTAATGAGTTTGCGACAAAAGGTGGGTTTAGTCTTTCAAAATCCCGAACAACAATTAGTGGCTTTAACTGTAGAAGAAGATATTTCTTATGGTTTGTGCAATTTGGGAATACCAGCAAAGGAAATTGCAGAAAGAGTAGAGCGAGTGCTGATGCAATTTGGACTTTCGGAACTGGCAACACAACCAGTTCACCATTTAAGTTTGGGGCAAAAAAAAAGGGTTTCTCTGGCTGATGTTATGGTATTAGAACCAGAATTATTATTGTTAGATGAACCCACAGCCTATTTAGATCGGCTTCATACGCGCCAGTTAATGATTGCCTTAGAAAAAATTCACAATTCCGGGACAACAATATTAATGGCAAGTCACGATCTAGATTTAGTTTATCGCTGGGCAGATTGGATTTTTGTAGTTGATAAAGGGCGGTTAATTCTTGAAGGAAAGCCTCAAGATATATTTGCTCAGCGAGAAATTATGGAGGAGTTACAATTGGGTGTGCCCCTGGTGTTTGAGATGTTGTCTGAGGTATCCCAGGCGATCGCTTCCTGCGATTCTCAACAAGACAATTTAACTGAATATAGTATGCTCAAACAGTTGCGGGAGCGAATTTTAAAGATATTACAAAATTTTTGA
- the dnaK gene encoding molecular chaperone DnaK, translated as MGKVVGIDLGTTNSVVAVMEGGKPVVIANAEGMRTTPSVVAFTKEGERVVGQMARRQAVLNPQNTFYAVKRFIGRKYGELTPESKRVPYTVRREENGNIKIKCPRLKKDFAPEEISAMVLRKLAEEASRYLGQEVTGAVITVPAYFNDSQRQATRDAGRIAGLDVKRILNEPTAASLAYGLERRESQTILVFDLGGGTFDVSILEVGDGVFEVKATSGDTQLGGNDFDQKIVDWMAEQFLEKEGVDLRRNRQSLQRLTEAAEKAKIELSGVGVTDINLPFIDANEDGPLHFETRLTRGQFEGLCGDLIQRLRRPVKQALTDANLNPSRIDEIVLVGGSTRIPLVQQLVRSLIDKEPNQNVNPDEVVAVGAAIQAGILAGDVRDILLLDVTPLSLGLETIGGVMKKLIPRNTTIPVRRSDIFSTSENNQTLVEVHILQGERELAADNKSLGRFKLTGIPPAPRGIPQVQVSFDIDANGMLLVTAMDRTTGREQSITIQGASTLTQQEVSLMIRDAEQFAQADKLQREKVEKRNRSEALAYQAERQLREVALDRGMQFAQRNRQRIENLIRELRDSLERNDERGVDQVGSDLQDALYDLSREVAAYGRDEDDDDFFESVRRTISGDKRRSEEPYMPSSRKVSRPSERVGTSRISRPYQSDDWDDDEEDWL; from the coding sequence ATGGGCAAAGTAGTTGGCATCGACCTTGGGACAACAAATTCAGTAGTAGCCGTTATGGAAGGCGGTAAACCGGTGGTGATTGCCAATGCAGAAGGGATGCGGACGACACCCTCGGTAGTTGCTTTCACAAAGGAAGGAGAGCGCGTTGTCGGGCAGATGGCGCGGCGACAAGCGGTACTCAATCCCCAAAACACCTTTTACGCCGTCAAACGGTTTATTGGGCGCAAATACGGCGAATTGACTCCAGAATCGAAACGAGTCCCCTACACAGTTCGCCGCGAGGAGAACGGTAATATAAAAATCAAGTGTCCTCGCCTTAAAAAAGACTTTGCCCCAGAGGAAATTTCAGCAATGGTATTGCGGAAGTTGGCAGAGGAAGCTAGTCGCTATCTGGGTCAAGAAGTGACCGGGGCTGTAATTACTGTACCCGCTTATTTCAACGATTCCCAGCGCCAAGCAACGCGGGACGCAGGACGAATTGCTGGACTTGATGTCAAGCGAATTTTAAATGAGCCAACGGCTGCATCTTTAGCCTACGGATTAGAGAGGCGCGAAAGTCAAACTATCCTGGTATTTGACTTAGGAGGCGGTACTTTTGATGTATCAATCTTAGAAGTTGGTGATGGCGTATTTGAGGTGAAAGCAACTAGCGGCGATACGCAATTGGGCGGCAACGATTTTGACCAAAAAATTGTTGACTGGATGGCAGAACAATTTTTAGAAAAAGAAGGAGTTGATTTGCGGCGCAACCGCCAATCGCTCCAGCGGCTAACAGAAGCGGCGGAAAAAGCCAAAATTGAACTGTCGGGAGTTGGGGTTACTGACATCAACTTACCTTTTATTGATGCCAATGAAGATGGCCCCTTGCATTTTGAAACAAGACTAACTCGCGGTCAGTTTGAGGGGTTATGTGGTGACTTAATTCAGCGCTTGCGTCGCCCCGTAAAGCAAGCTTTGACAGATGCCAATCTCAACCCTTCTAGAATTGACGAAATTGTGCTAGTCGGGGGTTCTACTCGCATTCCTTTAGTACAGCAGCTAGTCCGCAGTTTGATTGATAAAGAACCCAATCAAAATGTTAACCCCGATGAAGTTGTCGCCGTAGGAGCAGCAATTCAAGCGGGGATTTTAGCTGGGGATGTACGCGACATACTCCTCTTAGATGTCACCCCTCTATCGTTAGGATTGGAAACCATTGGTGGGGTGATGAAAAAATTGATTCCGCGCAATACGACTATTCCCGTGCGGCGCTCTGACATCTTTTCCACCTCTGAAAACAATCAAACTTTGGTGGAAGTTCACATCCTCCAAGGTGAAAGAGAATTAGCGGCAGATAATAAGTCTTTGGGTCGGTTTAAATTGACAGGAATCCCCCCTGCACCGCGCGGTATCCCACAAGTTCAAGTATCCTTTGATATTGATGCTAATGGTATGCTATTAGTGACAGCAATGGATAGGACTACAGGGCGCGAGCAGAGCATTACAATTCAGGGCGCTTCCACGCTGACGCAACAAGAAGTTAGCCTCATGATCCGAGATGCAGAACAATTTGCTCAAGCTGATAAATTGCAGCGTGAAAAGGTAGAAAAACGTAATCGTTCCGAAGCTTTAGCTTATCAAGCGGAGCGACAATTACGAGAGGTAGCGCTCGATAGAGGAATGCAATTTGCCCAGAGAAATCGCCAACGAATTGAAAATTTAATTCGGGAATTACGCGACAGTTTAGAACGCAATGATGAGCGGGGAGTTGACCAAGTTGGATCGGATTTACAGGATGCGCTGTACGATCTAAGTCGGGAAGTTGCAGCTTACGGTCGCGATGAAGATGATGATGATTTCTTCGAGTCAGTGCGCCGCACTATTTCCGGGGATAAACGCAGAAGTGAAGAGCCTTATATGCCTAGTTCTAGGAAAGTTAGTCGGCCTTCTGAGCGCGTCGGTACTTCTCGGATATCACGACCTTATCAAAGTGATGATTGGGATGATGATGAGGAAGATTGGTTGTAA